One window of Deltaproteobacteria bacterium genomic DNA carries:
- a CDS encoding TRAP transporter permease gives MTERSDATSAASPVEWGILKIIAVVGIGLSLFELYTAGIVAMTAMQHRAVFLGAILVIAFLTRPLYKGARRDRWNWALAIDLILVVLSVAVCAYIFIDLQGIFDRQGDWSQWDIAVGITLVVLVLESTRRVIGLNLTFIALGFLLFGYFGPYMPTIIVHKGYSIERMATTLSLTTEGIFGLPTAVAATFV, from the coding sequence ATGACAGAGAGGAGTGACGCAACATCCGCCGCTTCCCCCGTTGAATGGGGGATCTTGAAAATCATTGCAGTGGTCGGCATCGGGCTCAGCCTGTTCGAGCTGTATACGGCAGGGATTGTTGCAATGACCGCCATGCAGCACAGGGCCGTGTTCCTGGGCGCCATTCTGGTGATCGCCTTTCTGACGCGGCCCCTGTATAAGGGGGCGAGAAGAGATCGCTGGAACTGGGCCCTGGCGATTGACCTGATCCTGGTTGTCCTGAGTGTGGCCGTATGCGCCTATATCTTTATCGATCTTCAGGGCATATTCGACCGTCAGGGCGACTGGAGCCAGTGGGACATCGCCGTGGGCATCACCCTGGTGGTCCTGGTGCTGGAGTCTACCCGCCGCGTCATCGGCCTGAACCTGACCTTTATCGCCCTGGGATTTCTGCTGTTCGGGTATTTCGGTCCCTACATGCCGACCATCATCGTGCATAAAGGCTATTCCATCGAACGGATGGCCACCACGCTCTCTCTCACCACGGAAGGGATATTCGGACTGCCCACGGCTGTTGCAGCCACCTTTGTGT
- a CDS encoding DUF1850 domain-containing protein — translation MLKRPARGVIWAAAGLFLGLILVAWLRPGGLELRIIPVRGGQPLLVLPMDPGERFTVRYYHSVEDAPIWEVHSLDEEGRIYIEEERYLKFGAGMGRMPGVGRMVKRGPYEVIEAMHLPTGNFVLRIGSPGVDHTILWRGTETHLSAVAPHEAVQFSARPMSLLYKIYRFFLPHPATPANRGDQE, via the coding sequence TTGCTCAAGAGGCCGGCTAGGGGCGTCATATGGGCCGCAGCCGGCCTTTTCCTGGGCCTGATCCTGGTCGCCTGGTTGCGGCCGGGCGGTCTGGAGCTGCGCATCATCCCCGTGAGGGGGGGACAGCCATTGCTGGTGTTGCCGATGGACCCGGGGGAGCGATTTACGGTTCGTTACTATCACTCGGTGGAAGACGCCCCCATCTGGGAGGTGCACAGCCTGGATGAAGAGGGGCGGATCTATATCGAGGAGGAGCGCTATCTCAAGTTCGGGGCCGGCATGGGCCGGATGCCGGGCGTGGGACGGATGGTGAAAAGAGGGCCGTACGAGGTGATCGAGGCGATGCATCTTCCCACGGGTAATTTTGTCCTGCGGATCGGAAGTCCCGGCGTGGACCATACCATTCTCTGGCGGGGGACCGAAACCCATCTCTCGGCTGTCGCGCCCCATGAGGCGGTTCAATTTTCGGCCCGGCCAATGAGCCTCCTTTACAAGATCTATCGCTTTTTTCTTCCCCATCCCGCCACGCCCGCAAACCGCGGAGACCAGGAGTGA